From a region of the Osmia lignaria lignaria isolate PbOS001 chromosome 10, iyOsmLign1, whole genome shotgun sequence genome:
- the Blm gene encoding Bloom syndrome helicase isoform X1: protein MSKKIPLSQNDIQPTFKGFLERMKNKQMQSSTPKASNINLQLNEGLDMCKNHESDNVKKSEVNTKSSIISLDSSNESLCDSSNIIKKSDNQDAKQEETLSNSICNPTFSTIENTQKSKTKVIYSSDSEDDIRVKPTSSLNRKNRIFNSSNEESIINEHSPSVNKDCRSAINDVSSKESPDNNNVYETEINEKKLIGDDSPRTPRKYSTDIKNENFIISDSDSSPSFKHSPIQISRKKWIGPDFKLNLKPLGLGKQLDPWIESSRKKPIMSSVPVTKQKLEDRYKHLKDFQIEVLEKFYAALDQIPLPVLEKFPDFNKHSFQNLKILYQHVKAKIRLVETKLIHVKTDENERPADDKLCEIKNSSPLSKIIGTSGGQSILSISDSSSCNLSTVNLVDTESSSINTMKMENTVSPIVKGSSQFFEKKNESQVKEQKDTIINSYGSPNQVKSTDSLVQGKKSKFQLKRPIKATIGSEVSKRIGEIWEKEEQSKIVNPKAVAVNSDNYINFDDYKAKQIEEMWEKDKQSKIVNSKAVTVNSDNYTNFDNYEAKRIEINKDACYTEEKKQDLRSSEILKCENNQQDWFDTLNVDDDALYSEDIVDCLTQELEQFPALNKECNIKSVVATQNINDNEYGKEQQKTAKTNTEIGIFTGNYKNDGVSGEFDGLTYPHSREMLKIFRQKFGLYSFRPNQLQAINAAMLGFDCFVLMPTGGGKSLCYQLPALLLRGITIVISPLKSLILDQVQKLTSLDIPAAHMSGTITDSQAEGIYRELSKKEPALKLLYVTPEKISASQKFCNLLTTLYERELLARFVIDEAHCVSQWGHDFRPDYKRLKCLRDKYPKVPMIALTATATPRVRTDILYQLGLTQPKWFMSSFNRPNLRYSIIAKKGKNCSDEVIAMINTKYKNDCGIVYCLSRKECDDYAMQMKKNGIKALSYHAGLTDNNRSNIQGRWISEEIKVVCATIAFGMGIDKPNVRFVIHAALPKSIEGYYQESGRAGRDGENADCILFYNYVDMHRIRKMIEMDNSNPDAIKTNIDNLFKMVSFCENKTDCRRTQQLNYFGEVFNRQQCIANKPTSCDNCRCKDDFTMLNATEDAKQIMKAVRDINQSRSCNLTLVLLTDIFKGSDLKKIRETGLNKLPLYGRGRSWNRSDIERLLHNMVLKDYLQETMYINNEIACAYLKIGPNANELMTRKDIKVEIPMKSSNNSSNAVATVSTVTKKIDKVLLELQERCYKELMEIIKGIAGALDISAASVMNMIAIRAMSQKLPDTEEAMLQIPHVTKANFEKYGKALLDITQKYAAEKYVLLSEEQAESNGSDNDDDGTWDNDTSSFTSNFNKRRGTKRKGKSNYRNTMKKFKRTTTSTTQKGKTTTKGKNAASSSSKGPGLVSLNTKKDYSSNPYRYMQFG from the exons atgtcAAAGAAAATTCCACTGAGCCAAAATGATATACAACCTACATTTAAAGGATTTCttgaacgaatgaaaaataaacagatgCAATCCag cACCCCTAAAGCatcaaatataaatttacaGTTAAATGAAGGTTTGGATATGTGTAAAAATCATGAGTCTGATAATGTAAAGAAATCAGAAGTGAATACTAAATCATCTATTATATCTCTt GATAGTTCTAATGAGTCACTCTGTGATTCttctaatattattaaaaagtcAGATAATCAAGATGCTAAGCAAGAGGAAACACTATCTAATAGTATATGTAACCCAACATTTTCTACAATTGAAAACAcacaaaaatcaaaaacaaaagtTATTTATTCATCAGATAGTGAAGATGATATAAGAGTAAAACCAACTTCAAGTTTAAATAGAAAGAATAGAATCTTTAACAGTAGCAATGAGGAATCAATAATAAATGAACATTCTCCATCTGTAAACAAAGATTGTAGGTCTGCCATTAATGATGTATCTTCTAAAGAATCACCTGATAACAATAATGTTTATGaaacagaaataaatgaaaaaaaattaattggagATGATAGTCCAAGGACTCCAAGGAAATATTCTACTGATATAAAGAATGAAAACTTCATAATATCGGATTCAGATAGTAGTCCAAGTTTTAAGCATAGTCCTATCCAAATTTCTAGGAAGAAATGGATAGGAccagattttaaattaaatttgaaacctTTAGGTTTAGGAAAACAATTGGATCCTTGGATAGAATCTTCAAGGAAGAAACCAATAATGTCTTCAGTACCT GTCACAAAGCAAAAATTAGAGGATAGATACAAACATCTGAAAGATTTCCAAATAGAAgttcttgaaaaattttatgCTGCATTAGATCAAATTCCATTGCctgttttagaaaaatttccGGATTTCAACAAACATTcatttcagaatttaaaaattttataccaACATGTCAAAGCAAAAATAAGATTAGTTGAAACAAAGTTAATTCACGTAAAAACTGATGAAAATGAAAGACCTGCAGATGATAAATtatgtgaaattaaaaatagttcacCGTTATCTAAAATAATTGGAACTTCAGGAGGACAATCAATCTTAAGTATTTCAGATAGCAGTAGCTGTAATTTATCCACTGTTAATTTGGTTGATACAGAATCAAGTtccattaatactatgaaaatggaaaatacGGTTTCACCAATAGTAAAAGGATCTTCTCAATTTTTCGAGAAAAAGAATGAATCACAAGTAAAAGAACAAAAAGATActattattaattcatatggttCACCCAATCAAGTAAAATCTACTGATTCTTTAGTTCAAGGgaaaaaaagtaaatttcaGTTAAAAAGACCCATTAAAGCAACTATAGGTTCTGAAGTATCTAAACGAATTGGAGAAATATGGGAAAAAGAAGAACAGTCTAAAATTGTAAACCCTAAAGCAGTAGCTGTTAATTctgataattatataaattttgatgATTATAAAGCAAAACAAATTGAAGAAATGTGGGAAAAAGATAAACAGTCTAAAATTGTAAACTCTAAAGCAGTAACTGTTAATTCtgataattatacaaattttgataattatgaAGCAAAACGAATTGAAATCAATAAAGATGCATGTTACACAGAAGAAAAGAAGCAAGACCTTCGAAGTAGCGAAATATTGAAATGTGAAAATAATCAACAGGATTGGTTTGATACATTGAATGTAGATG ATGATGCTTTATATTCTGAAGATATAGTTGACTGCTTAACTCAAGAACTTGAACAGTTTCCTGCATTAAATAaagaatgtaatataaaatcag taGTAGCTACAcaaaatattaatgataatgaatATGGCAAAGAACAACAAAAAACAGCTAAAACAAATACTGAAATCGGTATTTTCACTGGAAACTACAAAAACGATGGTGTTAGTGGTGAATTTGATGGATTAACATATCCGCATTCACGAGAAATGTTAAAG ATTTTTCGACAAAAATTTGGATTATATTCATTTAGACCGAATCAGTTGCAAGCAATTAATGCTGCAATGTTGGGATTTGATTGTTTTGTTTTAATGCCAACTGGAGGAGGAAAGTCATTATGCTATCAACTGCCAGCTCTCTTGTTACGTGGAATTACAATTGTAATTTCACCATTGAAAAGTCTTATTCTTGATCAAGTACAGAAGCTTACTTCTCTTGAT aTTCCAGCTGCACATATGTCTGGTACAATTACAGACAgccaagcagaaggaatatatAGAGAACTTTCAAAAAAAGAACCAGCTCTTAAATTACTGTATGTAACTCCAGAAAAAATATCTGCATCTCAAAAATTTTGTAATCTCTTAACTACCTTGTATGAAAGAGAATTATTAGCTAGGTTCGTCATTGACGAAGCACATTGCGTTAGTCAATGGGGGCATGATTTTCGACCTgattataaaagattaaaatgTCTTAGAGATAAATATCCTAAAGTACCAATGATTGCTCTTACAGCAACAGCTACACCCAGAGTTCGAACTGACATATTGTATCAGTTAGGACTTACTCAACCAAAATG gttTATGTCGAGCTTCAATAGGCCGAATTTAAGGTATAGTATAATTgcaaagaagggaaaaaattgttcagatGAAGTTATAGCTATGATAAATACAAAGTACAAAAACGACTGTGGTATTGTTTATTGTTTATCTCGTAAAGAATGTGATGATTATGCGATGCAAATGAAAAAGAATGGCATTAAAGCATTAAGCTATCATGCTGGGCTTACAGACAATAACAGAAGTAATATTCAAGGTCGATGGATTTCAGAAGAA ATAAAAGTTGTTTGTGCAACAATAGCGTTTGGAATGGGTATTGACAAACCAAATGTACGCTTTGTAATCCATGCAGCTCTTCCAAAATCTATCGAAGGTTACTATCAAGAAAGTGGACGTGCTGGTCGTGATGGAGAGAACGCGgattgtatattattttataattatgttGATATGCACagaataagaaaaatgattgaaatggacaACTCAAATCCTGATGCAATAAAAACTAATatagataatttatttaaaatggtaTCATTTTGTGAGAATAAAACAGATTGTCGCAGAACGCAGCAACTTAATTATTTTGGAGAAGTATTCAATCGACAACAATGCATCGCTAATAAACCAACATCGTGTGACAATTGTAGATGTAAA GATGATTTTACAATGTTAAATGCAACGGAAGATGCAAAACAAATTATGAAAGCTGTACGCGATATTAATCAATCGAGAAGTTGTAATCTTACATTAGTACTTCTTACAGATATATTTAAGGGAAGTGATCTCAAGAAAATAAGAGAAACAG GTCTTAATAAACTGCCTTTATATGGCCGTGGAAGATCATGGAACAGAAGCGATATAGAACGCCTATTACATAATATGGTGCTCAAAGACTATTTACAAGAAacaatgtatataaataatgaaatagcTTGTGCATATTTAAAGATTGGTCCAAATGCTAATGAATTAATGACAAGAAAGGATATAAAG GTGGAAATTCCCATGAAATCATCTAACAATAGTTCTAATGCAGTGGCTACAGTATCTACGGTTACGAAAAAGATCGATAAAGTTCTTCTAGAGCTACAAGAACGTTGTTACAAAGAATTAAtggaaataataaaaggaaTTGCTGGAGCACTTGATATTTCAGCGGCTTCAGTTATGAATATGATAGCAATCAGAGCAATGAGCCAGAAACTTCCAGACACTGAAGAAGCTATGTTACAAATACCGCATGTAACTAAAgcaaatttcgaaaaatatgGAAAAGCTTTGTTGGATATTACTCAAAAATATGCTGCAGAGAAATATG TACTATTAAGTGAAGAACAAGCGGAAAGTAACGGTAGCGATAACGACGATGATGGTACTTGGGATAATGACACTTCTTCTTTTACTAGTAACTTTAACAAACGCCGAGGtacaaaaagaaaaggtaaaagTAATTACCGAAACACAATGAAAAAGTTTAAACGCACTACAACGAG TACTACGCAAAAAGGAAAAACAACgacaaaaggaaaaaatgcaGCTTCAAGTTCAAGTAAAGGTCCTGGACTTGTAAgtttaaatacaaaaaaagaCTATAGCTCGAATCCTTATAGATATATGCAATTtggttaa
- the eas gene encoding ethanolamine kinase 1 isoform X1, with the protein MDQICKEPHLNITIDENEIVDGAKEIIKRIRPMWPLNNLHFKFVMIIGTLLCYQIFTTLLMVVCFSCFDYIFTDGITNKLIGVWYSGHYNDMVLVRVYGHKTDLLINRKDETRNIRILNKAGFTHSLYATFNNGLAYQFIEGNTLTTETVRNPDIYTLIAKRMAQMHKLNPDNDEIPKQACIWNKLEKFMEIMPKEFCDDTKQSRLEKLIKPFSVLKQNYQLLKEELTKSNSKVVFAHNDLLLGNVLYNQKENSITFIDFEYTAYNYQAFDIANHFAEFAGIDNPDFSLYPEEQLQKRWLYIYLQEYNNVNYVPENELNLLYVQVNKFVLLSHFFWGCWGLIQSEHSTIDFDFLEYAAIRFNEYFKWKEEYLNMEL; encoded by the exons ATGGACCAAATATGTAAAGAACCACACCTTAATATAACAatagatgaaaatgaaattgtcgATGGTgctaaagaaataattaaaagaataagaCCTATGTGGCCACTAAATAATTTGCATTTTAAg TTTGTCATGATAATAGGCACCCTACTGTGTTATCAAATATTTACCACGCTTTTAATGGTGGTCTGTTTTTCATGTTTTGATTAT ATATTTACTGATGGAATCACAAATAAACTTATAGGAGTATGGTATTCTGGGCATTACAATGATATGGTTTTGGTTAGGGTATATGGACATAAAACAGACTTGCTCATTAATAGAAAAGACGAAACAAGAAATATTCGA ATATTGAATAAAGCAGGTTTTACACATTCCCTTTATGCCACATTTAATAATGGTTTAGCTTATCAGTTTATTGAAGGTAATACTCTTACAACAGAGACAGTTAGAAATCCCGATATATATACATTAATTGCTAAAAGAATGGCCCAAATGCATAAGCTTAACCCTGATAATGATGAAATACCAAAACAGGCTTGTATTTGGAATAAGTTGGAAAAATTCATGGAAATAATGCCAAAAGAATTTTGTGATGATACCAAACAATCAAG GCTTGAAAAACTCATAAAACCGTTTAGTGTATTAAAGCAAAATTATCAACTTTTAAAAGAGGAACTTACAAAATCAAATAGCAAAGTAGTATTTGCTCATAATGATCTACTACTGGGAAATGTTCTTTACAATCAAAAGGAAAATTCTATCACTTTTATTGATTTTGAATATACTGCATACAATTACCAAgcttttgatatagcaaatcaTTTTGCTGAATTTGCTG GTATTGATAATCCTGATTTTTCTCTGTATCCTGAAGAACAATTACAAAAGAGGTGGTTATATATATATCTTCAGGAATATAATAATGTAAACTATGTACCTGAAAATGAACTTAATTTGTTGTACGTGCAAGTAAATAAATTTGTTCTTTTATCACATTTTTTTTGGGGTTGTTGGGGACTTATACAAAGTGAACATTCAACTATTGACTTTGACTTCTTAGA GTATGCTGCAATACGatttaatgaatatttcaaGTGGAAAGAAGAATATCTTAACATGGAATTGTAA
- the eas gene encoding ethanolamine kinase 1 isoform X2: MDQICKEPHLNITIDENEIVDGAKEIIKRIRPMWPLNNLHFKIFTDGITNKLIGVWYSGHYNDMVLVRVYGHKTDLLINRKDETRNIRILNKAGFTHSLYATFNNGLAYQFIEGNTLTTETVRNPDIYTLIAKRMAQMHKLNPDNDEIPKQACIWNKLEKFMEIMPKEFCDDTKQSRLEKLIKPFSVLKQNYQLLKEELTKSNSKVVFAHNDLLLGNVLYNQKENSITFIDFEYTAYNYQAFDIANHFAEFAGIDNPDFSLYPEEQLQKRWLYIYLQEYNNVNYVPENELNLLYVQVNKFVLLSHFFWGCWGLIQSEHSTIDFDFLEYAAIRFNEYFKWKEEYLNMEL; this comes from the exons ATGGACCAAATATGTAAAGAACCACACCTTAATATAACAatagatgaaaatgaaattgtcgATGGTgctaaagaaataattaaaagaataagaCCTATGTGGCCACTAAATAATTTGCATTTTAAg ATATTTACTGATGGAATCACAAATAAACTTATAGGAGTATGGTATTCTGGGCATTACAATGATATGGTTTTGGTTAGGGTATATGGACATAAAACAGACTTGCTCATTAATAGAAAAGACGAAACAAGAAATATTCGA ATATTGAATAAAGCAGGTTTTACACATTCCCTTTATGCCACATTTAATAATGGTTTAGCTTATCAGTTTATTGAAGGTAATACTCTTACAACAGAGACAGTTAGAAATCCCGATATATATACATTAATTGCTAAAAGAATGGCCCAAATGCATAAGCTTAACCCTGATAATGATGAAATACCAAAACAGGCTTGTATTTGGAATAAGTTGGAAAAATTCATGGAAATAATGCCAAAAGAATTTTGTGATGATACCAAACAATCAAG GCTTGAAAAACTCATAAAACCGTTTAGTGTATTAAAGCAAAATTATCAACTTTTAAAAGAGGAACTTACAAAATCAAATAGCAAAGTAGTATTTGCTCATAATGATCTACTACTGGGAAATGTTCTTTACAATCAAAAGGAAAATTCTATCACTTTTATTGATTTTGAATATACTGCATACAATTACCAAgcttttgatatagcaaatcaTTTTGCTGAATTTGCTG GTATTGATAATCCTGATTTTTCTCTGTATCCTGAAGAACAATTACAAAAGAGGTGGTTATATATATATCTTCAGGAATATAATAATGTAAACTATGTACCTGAAAATGAACTTAATTTGTTGTACGTGCAAGTAAATAAATTTGTTCTTTTATCACATTTTTTTTGGGGTTGTTGGGGACTTATACAAAGTGAACATTCAACTATTGACTTTGACTTCTTAGA GTATGCTGCAATACGatttaatgaatatttcaaGTGGAAAGAAGAATATCTTAACATGGAATTGTAA
- the Blm gene encoding Bloom syndrome helicase isoform X2, whose product MSKKIPLSQNDIQPTFKGFLERMKNKQMQSSTPKASNINLQLNEGLDMCKNHESDNVKKSEVNTKSSIISLDSSNESLCDSSNIIKKSDNQDAKQEETLSNSICNPTFSTIENTQKSKTKVIYSSDSEDDIRVKPTSSLNRKNRIFNSSNEESIINEHSPSVNKDCRSAINDVSSKESPDNNNVYETEINEKKLIGDDSPRTPRKYSTDIKNENFIISDSDSSPSFKHSPIQISRKKWIGPDFKLNLKPLGLGKQLDPWIESSRKKPIMSSVPVTKQKLEDRYKHLKDFQIEVLEKFYAALDQIPLPVLEKFPDFNKHSFQNLKILYQHVKAKIRLVETKLIHVKTDENERPADDKLCEIKNSSPLSKIIGTSGGQSILSISDSSSCNLSTVNLVDTESSSINTMKMENTVSPIVKGSSQFFEKKNESQVKEQKDTIINSYGSPNQVKSTDSLVQGKKSKFQLKRPIKATIGSEVSKRIGEIWEKEEQSKIVNPKAVAVNSDNYINFDDYKAKQIEEMWEKDKQSKIVNSKAVTVNSDNYTNFDNYEAKRIEINKDACYTEEKKQDLRSSEILKCENNQQDWFDTLNVDDDALYSEDIVDCLTQELEQFPALNKECNIKSVATQNINDNEYGKEQQKTAKTNTEIGIFTGNYKNDGVSGEFDGLTYPHSREMLKIFRQKFGLYSFRPNQLQAINAAMLGFDCFVLMPTGGGKSLCYQLPALLLRGITIVISPLKSLILDQVQKLTSLDIPAAHMSGTITDSQAEGIYRELSKKEPALKLLYVTPEKISASQKFCNLLTTLYERELLARFVIDEAHCVSQWGHDFRPDYKRLKCLRDKYPKVPMIALTATATPRVRTDILYQLGLTQPKWFMSSFNRPNLRYSIIAKKGKNCSDEVIAMINTKYKNDCGIVYCLSRKECDDYAMQMKKNGIKALSYHAGLTDNNRSNIQGRWISEEIKVVCATIAFGMGIDKPNVRFVIHAALPKSIEGYYQESGRAGRDGENADCILFYNYVDMHRIRKMIEMDNSNPDAIKTNIDNLFKMVSFCENKTDCRRTQQLNYFGEVFNRQQCIANKPTSCDNCRCKDDFTMLNATEDAKQIMKAVRDINQSRSCNLTLVLLTDIFKGSDLKKIRETGLNKLPLYGRGRSWNRSDIERLLHNMVLKDYLQETMYINNEIACAYLKIGPNANELMTRKDIKVEIPMKSSNNSSNAVATVSTVTKKIDKVLLELQERCYKELMEIIKGIAGALDISAASVMNMIAIRAMSQKLPDTEEAMLQIPHVTKANFEKYGKALLDITQKYAAEKYVLLSEEQAESNGSDNDDDGTWDNDTSSFTSNFNKRRGTKRKGKSNYRNTMKKFKRTTTSTTQKGKTTTKGKNAASSSSKGPGLVSLNTKKDYSSNPYRYMQFG is encoded by the exons atgtcAAAGAAAATTCCACTGAGCCAAAATGATATACAACCTACATTTAAAGGATTTCttgaacgaatgaaaaataaacagatgCAATCCag cACCCCTAAAGCatcaaatataaatttacaGTTAAATGAAGGTTTGGATATGTGTAAAAATCATGAGTCTGATAATGTAAAGAAATCAGAAGTGAATACTAAATCATCTATTATATCTCTt GATAGTTCTAATGAGTCACTCTGTGATTCttctaatattattaaaaagtcAGATAATCAAGATGCTAAGCAAGAGGAAACACTATCTAATAGTATATGTAACCCAACATTTTCTACAATTGAAAACAcacaaaaatcaaaaacaaaagtTATTTATTCATCAGATAGTGAAGATGATATAAGAGTAAAACCAACTTCAAGTTTAAATAGAAAGAATAGAATCTTTAACAGTAGCAATGAGGAATCAATAATAAATGAACATTCTCCATCTGTAAACAAAGATTGTAGGTCTGCCATTAATGATGTATCTTCTAAAGAATCACCTGATAACAATAATGTTTATGaaacagaaataaatgaaaaaaaattaattggagATGATAGTCCAAGGACTCCAAGGAAATATTCTACTGATATAAAGAATGAAAACTTCATAATATCGGATTCAGATAGTAGTCCAAGTTTTAAGCATAGTCCTATCCAAATTTCTAGGAAGAAATGGATAGGAccagattttaaattaaatttgaaacctTTAGGTTTAGGAAAACAATTGGATCCTTGGATAGAATCTTCAAGGAAGAAACCAATAATGTCTTCAGTACCT GTCACAAAGCAAAAATTAGAGGATAGATACAAACATCTGAAAGATTTCCAAATAGAAgttcttgaaaaattttatgCTGCATTAGATCAAATTCCATTGCctgttttagaaaaatttccGGATTTCAACAAACATTcatttcagaatttaaaaattttataccaACATGTCAAAGCAAAAATAAGATTAGTTGAAACAAAGTTAATTCACGTAAAAACTGATGAAAATGAAAGACCTGCAGATGATAAATtatgtgaaattaaaaatagttcacCGTTATCTAAAATAATTGGAACTTCAGGAGGACAATCAATCTTAAGTATTTCAGATAGCAGTAGCTGTAATTTATCCACTGTTAATTTGGTTGATACAGAATCAAGTtccattaatactatgaaaatggaaaatacGGTTTCACCAATAGTAAAAGGATCTTCTCAATTTTTCGAGAAAAAGAATGAATCACAAGTAAAAGAACAAAAAGATActattattaattcatatggttCACCCAATCAAGTAAAATCTACTGATTCTTTAGTTCAAGGgaaaaaaagtaaatttcaGTTAAAAAGACCCATTAAAGCAACTATAGGTTCTGAAGTATCTAAACGAATTGGAGAAATATGGGAAAAAGAAGAACAGTCTAAAATTGTAAACCCTAAAGCAGTAGCTGTTAATTctgataattatataaattttgatgATTATAAAGCAAAACAAATTGAAGAAATGTGGGAAAAAGATAAACAGTCTAAAATTGTAAACTCTAAAGCAGTAACTGTTAATTCtgataattatacaaattttgataattatgaAGCAAAACGAATTGAAATCAATAAAGATGCATGTTACACAGAAGAAAAGAAGCAAGACCTTCGAAGTAGCGAAATATTGAAATGTGAAAATAATCAACAGGATTGGTTTGATACATTGAATGTAGATG ATGATGCTTTATATTCTGAAGATATAGTTGACTGCTTAACTCAAGAACTTGAACAGTTTCCTGCATTAAATAaagaatgtaatataaaatcag TAGCTACAcaaaatattaatgataatgaatATGGCAAAGAACAACAAAAAACAGCTAAAACAAATACTGAAATCGGTATTTTCACTGGAAACTACAAAAACGATGGTGTTAGTGGTGAATTTGATGGATTAACATATCCGCATTCACGAGAAATGTTAAAG ATTTTTCGACAAAAATTTGGATTATATTCATTTAGACCGAATCAGTTGCAAGCAATTAATGCTGCAATGTTGGGATTTGATTGTTTTGTTTTAATGCCAACTGGAGGAGGAAAGTCATTATGCTATCAACTGCCAGCTCTCTTGTTACGTGGAATTACAATTGTAATTTCACCATTGAAAAGTCTTATTCTTGATCAAGTACAGAAGCTTACTTCTCTTGAT aTTCCAGCTGCACATATGTCTGGTACAATTACAGACAgccaagcagaaggaatatatAGAGAACTTTCAAAAAAAGAACCAGCTCTTAAATTACTGTATGTAACTCCAGAAAAAATATCTGCATCTCAAAAATTTTGTAATCTCTTAACTACCTTGTATGAAAGAGAATTATTAGCTAGGTTCGTCATTGACGAAGCACATTGCGTTAGTCAATGGGGGCATGATTTTCGACCTgattataaaagattaaaatgTCTTAGAGATAAATATCCTAAAGTACCAATGATTGCTCTTACAGCAACAGCTACACCCAGAGTTCGAACTGACATATTGTATCAGTTAGGACTTACTCAACCAAAATG gttTATGTCGAGCTTCAATAGGCCGAATTTAAGGTATAGTATAATTgcaaagaagggaaaaaattgttcagatGAAGTTATAGCTATGATAAATACAAAGTACAAAAACGACTGTGGTATTGTTTATTGTTTATCTCGTAAAGAATGTGATGATTATGCGATGCAAATGAAAAAGAATGGCATTAAAGCATTAAGCTATCATGCTGGGCTTACAGACAATAACAGAAGTAATATTCAAGGTCGATGGATTTCAGAAGAA ATAAAAGTTGTTTGTGCAACAATAGCGTTTGGAATGGGTATTGACAAACCAAATGTACGCTTTGTAATCCATGCAGCTCTTCCAAAATCTATCGAAGGTTACTATCAAGAAAGTGGACGTGCTGGTCGTGATGGAGAGAACGCGgattgtatattattttataattatgttGATATGCACagaataagaaaaatgattgaaatggacaACTCAAATCCTGATGCAATAAAAACTAATatagataatttatttaaaatggtaTCATTTTGTGAGAATAAAACAGATTGTCGCAGAACGCAGCAACTTAATTATTTTGGAGAAGTATTCAATCGACAACAATGCATCGCTAATAAACCAACATCGTGTGACAATTGTAGATGTAAA GATGATTTTACAATGTTAAATGCAACGGAAGATGCAAAACAAATTATGAAAGCTGTACGCGATATTAATCAATCGAGAAGTTGTAATCTTACATTAGTACTTCTTACAGATATATTTAAGGGAAGTGATCTCAAGAAAATAAGAGAAACAG GTCTTAATAAACTGCCTTTATATGGCCGTGGAAGATCATGGAACAGAAGCGATATAGAACGCCTATTACATAATATGGTGCTCAAAGACTATTTACAAGAAacaatgtatataaataatgaaatagcTTGTGCATATTTAAAGATTGGTCCAAATGCTAATGAATTAATGACAAGAAAGGATATAAAG GTGGAAATTCCCATGAAATCATCTAACAATAGTTCTAATGCAGTGGCTACAGTATCTACGGTTACGAAAAAGATCGATAAAGTTCTTCTAGAGCTACAAGAACGTTGTTACAAAGAATTAAtggaaataataaaaggaaTTGCTGGAGCACTTGATATTTCAGCGGCTTCAGTTATGAATATGATAGCAATCAGAGCAATGAGCCAGAAACTTCCAGACACTGAAGAAGCTATGTTACAAATACCGCATGTAACTAAAgcaaatttcgaaaaatatgGAAAAGCTTTGTTGGATATTACTCAAAAATATGCTGCAGAGAAATATG TACTATTAAGTGAAGAACAAGCGGAAAGTAACGGTAGCGATAACGACGATGATGGTACTTGGGATAATGACACTTCTTCTTTTACTAGTAACTTTAACAAACGCCGAGGtacaaaaagaaaaggtaaaagTAATTACCGAAACACAATGAAAAAGTTTAAACGCACTACAACGAG TACTACGCAAAAAGGAAAAACAACgacaaaaggaaaaaatgcaGCTTCAAGTTCAAGTAAAGGTCCTGGACTTGTAAgtttaaatacaaaaaaagaCTATAGCTCGAATCCTTATAGATATATGCAATTtggttaa